Proteins from a single region of Desulfobacterales bacterium:
- a CDS encoding Na+/H+ antiporter subunit E, translating to MAIKKQTVRNSTHAWRFSFNTAFLFTFFIMLGIWFILSGRFDVFHITLGVLSSLIVSTVSRDLIFPGLTLRTLWRMIRLWLRFAAYIPWLICQIFLANLHVLQLCFHPKKIDPRMVEFKSKLKNEVALVTLANSITLTPGTITVSVSAIGEFTVHAIDGELAKGLPGDMETRVARVFGEK from the coding sequence TTGGCTATTAAAAAACAGACGGTTCGCAACTCAACTCACGCTTGGCGCTTCTCTTTTAACACCGCCTTCCTTTTTACATTTTTTATTATGTTGGGCATTTGGTTCATCCTTTCCGGCCGTTTTGATGTATTTCATATTACGCTCGGTGTTCTCTCTTCTCTTATCGTCTCGACGGTTTCACGGGATCTTATTTTCCCGGGCTTGACCCTTCGAACGCTATGGCGCATGATACGGCTTTGGCTTCGATTCGCGGCCTATATTCCGTGGCTGATCTGTCAGATTTTTCTGGCCAATCTTCATGTGCTGCAGCTGTGTTTTCATCCGAAAAAAATAGACCCCCGCATGGTGGAATTCAAAAGCAAATTAAAAAATGAGGTGGCCCTGGTGACACTGGCCAACTCCATCACGTTGACACCCGGAACCATCACGGTTTCCGTGTCTGCGATCGGTGAGTTTACGGTTCACGCCATTGACGGCGAGCTGGCCAAAGGGCTTCCGGGGGATATGGAAACCCGCGTGGCAAGGGTATTCGGTGAAAAATGA
- a CDS encoding dihydroorotase codes for MKKITILNASIVNEGKIQAGDVWIRNGRIEAIGSDLSGKPADIQIDAKGAALLPGMIDDHVHFREPGLTYKGDIHSESRAAVAGGITSYMDMPNTKPPTLSAERVAEKCAIASRASFANYAFYLGTSNGNIEEIKAVNPQTICGIKVFMGASTGNMLMDDPTALEMLFLHAPTLIAAHCEDTPAILKNERRFFLKFGNDIPMSAHSLIRTDAACYQSASLAVSLAKSTGARLHLLHLSSAAEMDLLTDAPLEKKRITAEVCVHHLFFSDADYAAKGARIKCNPAIKTDRDREALHSAILSGKIDVIATDHAPHTLAEKQAPYLRAPSGMPLVQHALPSLFEHYHAGRYSLPLIAEKTAHAPARLYQIPERGFIREGYWADLVLVNLHQALDVTDETALYKCKWTPFSGMRFSSTIKATIVSGHLAYLDGRLDSTPAGKRLAFCRS; via the coding sequence ATGAAAAAAATCACTATTCTCAATGCATCCATTGTCAATGAAGGAAAAATTCAAGCTGGCGATGTTTGGATTCGAAACGGCCGAATTGAAGCCATCGGTTCCGATCTGAGCGGTAAACCGGCGGATATTCAAATCGATGCGAAGGGTGCGGCGCTGTTACCCGGCATGATTGACGATCATGTGCATTTCCGGGAACCGGGGCTGACCTATAAAGGCGATATTCACTCGGAATCGCGCGCGGCCGTTGCCGGCGGAATTACAAGCTATATGGACATGCCGAACACGAAGCCGCCCACCCTCAGTGCGGAACGGGTGGCGGAAAAATGCGCGATTGCAAGCCGCGCCTCCTTTGCCAATTATGCCTTCTATTTAGGCACTTCAAATGGCAATATAGAAGAAATTAAGGCCGTTAATCCGCAAACCATCTGCGGTATCAAGGTTTTTATGGGCGCTTCCACCGGAAACATGCTGATGGATGACCCAACCGCGCTTGAGATGCTCTTTTTACATGCGCCCACTCTCATCGCCGCCCATTGCGAGGATACGCCCGCGATTCTGAAAAATGAAAGACGGTTTTTTTTAAAATTCGGGAATGATATTCCCATGAGCGCGCATTCGCTGATTCGAACCGATGCGGCTTGCTATCAATCCGCCTCCCTGGCAGTTTCACTGGCCAAATCCACGGGCGCCCGGCTTCACCTGCTGCATCTGAGCTCGGCTGCGGAGATGGATTTGCTCACCGATGCACCGCTTGAAAAAAAGCGGATCACGGCCGAGGTCTGCGTTCACCATCTGTTTTTTTCCGATGCGGATTATGCGGCAAAAGGCGCGCGCATCAAATGCAATCCCGCGATCAAAACGGACCGGGATCGAGAGGCGCTTCATTCGGCCATCCTGTCGGGCAAGATCGATGTGATCGCAACAGACCACGCGCCGCACACCCTGGCTGAAAAGCAGGCCCCCTATTTGCGGGCGCCGTCCGGAATGCCGCTCGTTCAGCACGCACTGCCCAGTCTTTTTGAGCACTATCACGCAGGCCGGTATTCTCTGCCGCTCATTGCCGAAAAAACAGCCCATGCCCCCGCGCGATTGTACCAAATACCGGAGAGGGGCTTTATTCGGGAAGGCTATTGGGCGGATCTGGTGCTGGTGAATCTTCATCAGGCGCTTGACGTGACGGACGAGACCGCTCTCTATAAATGCAAGTGGACGCCTTTTTCAGGGATGCGGTTTTCTTCCACCATTAAAGCCACCATTGTCTCAGGTCATCTTGCCTACCTGGACGGCAGGCTCGATTCAACTCCGGCCGGAAAGCGGCTGGCTTTTTGCCGGTCCTGA
- a CDS encoding monovalent cation/H+ antiporter complex subunit F — MSQVFSYTAIFLCALMAIPLYRALAGPTVLDRIVGANAVGSKTTVLLILIGYLFQRVDMFVDIALAYALLNFIAVLAASRYFQKKKGLREEAALERKTT, encoded by the coding sequence ATGAGTCAAGTTTTTTCTTATACGGCGATTTTTCTATGCGCGTTGATGGCGATACCCCTTTATCGCGCGCTGGCCGGGCCCACCGTACTGGACAGAATCGTGGGCGCCAATGCCGTCGGCAGCAAGACCACTGTGCTGCTGATTCTGATCGGATACTTGTTTCAACGGGTCGATATGTTTGTTGATATTGCGTTGGCCTATGCCCTGCTGAATTTTATCGCCGTGTTGGCGGCGTCGCGATATTTCCAGAAGAAAAAAGGGTTGCGCGAAGAGGCCGCCCTTGAAAGAAAAACAACCTGA
- the pyrB gene encoding aspartate carbamoyltransferase has product MGMFDLTHVVEAQQFDRDLLDIVFNTADDMKRALAGKNPYARVLENKIMASLFYEPSTRTRFSFESAMARLGGRILTTENAKEFSSAAKGESLYDSTRIMNGYADIIVMRHHEAGSAKKAAEASGIPVINAGDGAGQHPTQALLDLYTIKDNFQGIHGLQIAMVGDLRYGRTVRSLSYLLAKYDDITIYFVSPAVCRMEEDIKAYLDKHEVNWHEEDSLEKVLPILDCVYMTRIQKERFINPEDYKDAAGKYILTLEKVQTMKEKAIIMHPLPRVNEIPQAVDNDPRARYFEQAQNGLYIRMALLYLLLKDQ; this is encoded by the coding sequence ATGGGAATGTTTGATTTGACACATGTAGTTGAAGCGCAGCAATTTGACAGGGATTTATTGGACATTGTCTTCAATACGGCCGATGACATGAAAAGAGCGTTGGCCGGAAAAAATCCTTATGCGCGCGTTCTTGAAAACAAAATAATGGCCTCCTTGTTTTATGAGCCCTCCACCCGGACCCGGTTTTCCTTTGAAAGCGCCATGGCGCGGCTGGGTGGCAGGATTCTTACCACGGAGAATGCCAAAGAGTTTTCCAGCGCCGCCAAAGGGGAGAGCCTCTATGATTCTACCCGCATCATGAACGGATATGCCGATATTATCGTGATGCGCCATCATGAGGCGGGCAGTGCCAAAAAGGCCGCCGAAGCATCCGGAATTCCGGTCATCAACGCAGGCGACGGCGCGGGCCAGCACCCCACGCAGGCCCTTCTCGATCTGTACACTATCAAGGACAATTTTCAGGGCATTCATGGGCTGCAAATCGCGATGGTCGGCGATTTGCGATACGGCCGGACGGTTCGATCCCTTTCGTATCTGCTTGCCAAATATGATGATATCACCATCTATTTCGTTTCACCGGCTGTCTGCCGCATGGAGGAGGATATCAAGGCATATCTGGATAAACATGAGGTGAACTGGCACGAGGAAGACTCGCTGGAGAAGGTGTTGCCGATTCTTGACTGCGTGTATATGACACGGATTCAAAAGGAACGCTTTATCAATCCGGAAGATTATAAGGATGCTGCCGGAAAATATATTTTGACCCTCGAAAAAGTTCAAACCATGAAGGAAAAAGCCATTATCATGCATCCCCTGCCCCGGGTGAACGAAATTCCGCAAGCGGTGGATAACGACCCCCGCGCGCGATATTTCGAACAGGCGCAAAACGGTCTTTATATCCGTATGGCGCTGCTGTACCTGTTGTTAAAGGACCAATAG
- the mnhG gene encoding monovalent cation/H(+) antiporter subunit G, with product MLNAVVILFLGAGILFFVGGSIGLIRFPDFYTRLHAAGKLDTMGLLTAMLSMALYALHDFSWGEVLTGLKIMLIVVFVFITSPTATHAIVDAARRAGLEPWTKAFPEKPQ from the coding sequence ATGCTGAATGCCGTGGTCATTTTATTTCTGGGTGCCGGCATACTCTTCTTTGTCGGCGGATCGATCGGCCTGATCCGGTTTCCGGATTTTTATACCCGGCTTCATGCTGCCGGCAAACTCGATACCATGGGTTTGCTGACCGCCATGCTGTCCATGGCCTTGTATGCACTGCACGATTTTTCCTGGGGTGAGGTGTTGACCGGGTTAAAAATCATGCTGATCGTCGTCTTTGTCTTTATCACCAGCCCAACCGCCACGCATGCCATCGTGGATGCGGCCAGGCGTGCCGGGCTCGAACCCTGGACAAAAGCGTTCCCGGAGAAGCCGCAATGA
- a CDS encoding DUF4040 domain-containing protein yields the protein MIWPLDIMILTFVLITAIGAITIRDLLSAAILFGAYSFLLCLLWALMGAVDVSFTEASVGAGVSTVLFVAAVFRTSRRSKD from the coding sequence ATGATATGGCCCCTCGATATCATGATTCTTACGTTTGTCCTTATCACCGCGATTGGGGCGATCACGATACGGGATTTACTGAGCGCGGCCATTTTATTCGGTGCCTACAGTTTTTTGTTGTGTCTGTTATGGGCCTTGATGGGCGCAGTGGATGTGTCTTTTACCGAGGCCTCGGTGGGCGCCGGCGTCAGCACGGTGCTGTTCGTGGCGGCGGTGTTCAGAACATCAAGAAGGAGCAAGGATTGA